The proteins below are encoded in one region of Brassica napus cultivar Da-Ae chromosome A6, Da-Ae, whole genome shotgun sequence:
- the LOC106437374 gene encoding nitrilase 2-like (The RefSeq protein has 4 substitutions compared to this genomic sequence), producing MSGTEEMSKALKASTPGFCDMPSTIVRASIVQASTVYNDTPKTIEKAGEFIAQAASDGAQLVVFPEAYIGGYPRGYRFGIGVGVHNEAGRDCFRRYHASAIVVPGPEVDKLAEMARKNKVYLMMGAMEKDGYTLYCTALFFSSEGRFLGKHRKVMPTSLERCIWGYGDGSTIPVYDTPLGKLGAAICWENRMPLLRTSLYGKGIELYCAPTADGSTEWQSSMMHIALEGGCFVMSACQFCKRKDFPEHADYLFTDWYDDQHQEAIVSQGGSVIISPLGKILAGPNFESEGLVTVDLDLGDIARAKLYFDVVGHYSRPDIFNLRVNENQNKPVTFVSKSVKAADGSEPQDN from the exons ATGTCTGGTACTGAAGAAATGTCAAAAGCTCTCAAAGCCAGTACTCCTGGTTTTTGCGATATGCCATCTACCATCGTTCGAGCTAGCATCGTCCAGGCCTCCACCGTCTATAACGATACTCCCAAAACTATAG AAAAGGCAGGGGAGTTTATTGCGCAGGCAGCGAGTGACGGAGCGCAGCTGGTGGTGTTCCCCGAGGCCTATATCGGTGGCTATCCTCGTGGATATAGGTTTGGCATAGGGGTTGGCGTTCATAATGAAGCTGGTCGTGACTGTTTCCGCAGATATCATGCTTCTGCCATTGTAGTTCCTG GCCCTGAAGTAGACCAGCTGGCGGAGATGGCTAGGAAAAACAAAGTGTACTTGATGATGGGAGCGATGGAGAAGGATGGGTATACACTCTATTGCACAGCCCTTTTCTTCAGTTCCGAAGGTCGCTTTTTGGGCAAACACCGTAAAGTCATGCCCACATCTCTGGAACGTTGCATATGGGGTTACGGAGATGGATCAACCATCCCTGTCTACGACACTCCCCTTGGCAAACTCGGTGCTGCTATTTGCTGGGAAAATAGGATGC CCCTCTTAAGAACTTCCTTGTACGGGAAAG GAATTGAATTATATTGTGCACCTACTGCTGACGGTTCCACGGAATGGCAATCGTCGATGATGCACATTGCATTGGAGGGTGGATGCTTCGTGATGTCGGCTTGCCAGTTCTGCAAGCGTAAAGATTTCCCTGAGCATGCCGATTACTTGTTCACCGACTGGTACGACGATCAACACCAAGAGGCTATTGTCTCCCAGGGCGGTAGTGTCATTATTTCACCATTAGGAAAGATTCTCGCCGGACCAAACTTTGAATCAGAGTGTCTCGTCACTGCTGATCTTG ATCTTGGCGATATCGCACGTGCCAAGTTATACTTCGATGTGGTCGGACATTACTCACGGCCAGATATATTTAACTTGAGGGTAAATGAGAACCAAAACAAACCGGTTACATTCGTGTCCAAGTCGGTGAAAGCGGCGGACGACTCAGAGCCTCAAGACAACTAA